The Apus apus isolate bApuApu2 chromosome 14, bApuApu2.pri.cur, whole genome shotgun sequence nucleotide sequence GCACAGGATGGCATGGCAGCGCACAGCCCCTTCTGCAATAGGCAGGATGCTCAGGCCACGTGCTcactcctgtgctgcagctgcctctgctccacCCTTGCTGGAGGAGTTTGGCCTGTGCAGCCCTTCAGCACCACGCTGGCTGAgatgggatggggaagggacCTGCTGCTGGGCCCGGGTAGAGCGGTCCCACGGGAGTCTCCGGAGTCTCCCTTCCTCTGTGGACAGCATCCCTGCAGACAGCCCCTGAGGCTGCCACACTGGGAGGGGAAGTGCACAGCCCATGTCAccacagccagtgctgggaGGTTTTGGCAAATTAAACAGTTTATTCTTATGCCAGTGAGTAGATGGAGTCCAGGATTGTGCACGTGTCAGTCTCTGGTCTCCGAGGATAGCTCGGGATGCTCCTGGCACATCCCACACacagtgagctgcagcaggtcaatgttccctgggagctgccctgctctcctccctgctccataGGGTGGATGAGGGGCCCGGGGCTGTAACAGGATTATCAGCCAGGCGCTCTCCCCGCACACACTTACCTCCAATACCTCGATCCTCTGAGGAATTTTTGTACAAATTCCTCCCTGGGAGAGTGTTTCGCGCGTGTTCGACATCAAAGCGGCGCAGCCAGTGAGGGAGCACGTGTTTCTTTAATGTGGCAGTGTTACAGGGGCCGTGGGGTGCCCAAAGGCAGAttataagaaaattaataattcagGTGTAGGAAAGGTGCTGGTGAAACGTTAACTCCTTCAGGATGAGGCACTGCTGTTGCACCggcacagccagggctgagcagagctctctgctgctgccaccctgggGCTGTGGGACCCCCTGGGGACGTGCTGGCTCCCAGGGGTCACACTGCACAGGGACACCAGCTCAGCCACTGTTCCTCTCCCTGACactgggagggagctgggggctggccagggggctgctctgctctccagcccacGGCAGTGCTGCAAGGCTGGGGTTTGCTCTGCTGCACCCCTAGTctctgtgcagtgctgctgagtgcctagcagctctcccaggagcagcagctggtgtctgcccctgctccagccatcCCTCCCCGCCAGTGTCACTGGCACATCACCATCCCCATGCTGGCATCAGCTCTGGCACTGCCTGGAGTGGCTGGCCCAGTGTGgcctggagctggtgctgggaccagctGGGGACCCTGGGCAGAGAAAGCCCCAGGGGCTGGGTCAGGTCCTTAAAGCAGGACCAGGTCCCACCTGAGCCCTGGCCACACTGTGCCACAAACAGGCCACCAAGAGCCTTCACACCTAAAGCCATGAAAACTACGTGACATGCTATTTGTATGTCAATAACTCTGGGAATGCAGAAGTccaaaaataccattttaaagtCAACTGTAATTAAGTTTGCAATGCATTtcgctgctcctgcagccccggAGATCCTGCCGTTAAGGTAAAGATGAATGCCTGGATGACATTTCTCCCCCTTCCATGGTTTCACTGGtgatttatttatctatttgggttgtgttttgttgtctCAGCAGTCTCTGTTGTTTAGGAGCAGCAAACGCTGGaagtccattaaaaaaaaaacacctcttgTCTCATTTCAGTAATTTACTGTGTAGagattttgtgtttttcatAACAGATTAGAacctgtaatttcatttttttgaatACATGGACCTAATAGCTCATGTAATGAAAGTCTAACAAGGCTGAAGATGAACCATTAATGAAACAGCAGTTTTATGATTCTCCACCAATATATTGTAATAGTGAATCACTCACAAAGCTGTCCCGTGCTGATTTGTGGTGAACCTTGTTTGTGATATGGAGACCAGCCGTGGTGCCTACTGCTCAATTAGCACTTCCTGACAGTCATTAAACAACGGGAATCGTAATCTGGATTGATGGGGTTTGAAGCAGAGTGGTGGGAAAGACCAATTAAGCCACGTCTGTGCACAGGTACCTCTGTAAAACAGCCCTGTTGATTTATGCTAATTAGTTTGTTCTCTTTCAAATGAGGACACTGGTGAGGAGTGAGTGAGGGTGCAGGGGCTGGACACCATGCCAGTGGTGGCTTTCTGATGGCTTTCCCTGACTGCTGTCCTGAGGCCTCACGGTGCTGCCCAGACTAACAGAGCTCCAAGAGCCTGTTGGACCAGCTCACCCTGATCCTCCCAGGTCCCCATGAGGGGGGAGCACCCgctgcagtgcccagcaggGATTAGGGGTGTTTCAGGGAGCCCCACCAGTGGAGTTAATGCTGTGTCTGCTcacaggctgctgccagggccaggGAGCTGCCCAGGTGCAGATGTGGATGGAGggctccctgccccctccctgcccaccccagccagGGCACCCACGGCGCCGTGAGTCCGGCTGCAGTGGATTTGATAGTTTAGTAATACAAGACTAATTTATAAATCTTTCCATCCCATTAGTTTTTATTTGATTTAGATGCTCACATGTCAAAGCAAATGATTTAATTAGTGCAAAGCCAGGCTCCAAGGATGCTACTTTTCCCCTGGTCTGGTGCTCcctccctggtcctgcagcccagctccccgTGCCAGGACAGAGGGGTGTGCACAGGGTCCTGTCTGGAGCCAGATCAGTGTCTGTGcctgtggggctgctggtgtCCCCGTCCTCTGCATGGGGGActcctggggctgggatggACCCAGGAGAGGTCTGTGGCCAGGGACCCTCTGCAGCGCTGCAGGAGGAACCTGtgcctgccctgtcctgccttcTCCTGTTGTGTCCTGCCTTCTCTTGCCAGGAGAGGACACCCCACCATCCAGTGCTTGGCCCAGCTGCTTCCTCACCATCACCTTCTGCTTCACTTGCAGGAGCCTGATGCCTCGAACGCTCGACAGCCAGATCACGGTGGAGAAGACCCCCAGCTACTTTGTCACCAAGGAAGCACCACGGCGCATCTTCAACATGTCCCGGGACACGAAGCTGATCGTGGTGGTGAGGAACCCGGTCACCCGGGCCATCTCGGACTACACACAGACTCTCTCTAAGAAGCCAGACATCCCCACCTTTGAGGGGCTGTCCTTCCGCAACCgcagcctggggctggtggaCACCTCCTGGAATGCCATCCGCATCGGGATGTACGCTGTGCACCTGGAGACCTGGCTCCAGTACTTCCCCCTCTCCCAGATCCACTTTGTCAGTGGGGAGAAGCTGATCACGGACCCAGCCGGGGAGATGGGCAAAGTCCAGGACTTCCTGGGCATCAAACGGGTTATTACAGACAAGCACTTCTACTTCAACAAGACAAAAGGATTTCCTTGCCTGAAGAAGTCTGAGAGCAGCGGCTTGCCCCGCTGTCTGGGCAAGTCCAAAGGCAGGACTCACGTGCAGATAGACCCTGAGGTGATCGAGCAGCTTCGGGACTTTTACAGACCTTATAATATCAAATTCTATGAAACAGTCGGGCAGGACTTCAGGTGGGAATAAGCATCcgggagcagagctgtggtgaCGTGAGGCTGCACTCTTCCATGAGGGAGGCCTAGAGGTGATGGAGCCAGGAAACCCCCACCAGCTCAGAATCTGTGAGCAGAGACAGATGAGGGgcacctgctgccctcaggaGGCCAGGATGCTCCAGGGGGAGCCAAGACAGAGGAAGACACAgagtcctgcagagctgctgcaggaggagcgCCCGGCAGGCACTGCCCGTCCCGGCAGGTCAGTGCTGCCCTGGCTTGCTCTGTGGGGTCCCATTTGCTTTTACTGACGTGTCCCTGGTGATGGCCCTGTCCTGCAGCCCATGCTCTTCCATGTCCTGAAGCAAACAGGTGCTCCCACATacccctgcctgcaggcagtggcTGTGGGGCTGTCCCCGTGGGGCTGCATCCTGCCGTGGTGCTGGGCCAGCAGAGCTTTGCCTTTTGTCACAGCACAGTGTGTAACCATGAGGACACTGAGATGTATCTGCTTGAAAAAAGAAGTCTATGGGAAATGTTGTACTGGTATTTTGTCCTGTGAATAAAGCACAGAATCCTGCTGTTACGGGTACTTTAGTGACACCGGTTTCCTTGTTCAGCATGTGATCCCTTTGTGTAAATAAAGCGGCTACTACCAGTCTGTACGCATGGGCTTTTCTTAGGGCGAGACCgggcagctggaggggctgtgcagggccctggggtgggcagggggctcAGCTGGGCAGCATGGTGTGGAGAGACACACCCAGCCCGTCCCCTCCTGCAGCAATACATCTCACCAGCCCGGTAGCAGGCCTGGTGGCGGGCGCTGCTGCTCATGAATATCAGTAATGGACTGGTTGGCTTGCTGTTATTtgcctggcccagggctgggctgcttgAATCCTCTATTGATTTTCCTAGTAAATCTCAGGCATTTTTTTGTCAAAGGTTGCAATTTACTGCTAGCATGTAAATCTCTGCCTGagccctcagcctctccttgcaCAAACTGGACTCAGTGCTGTTCAGCAGCTGGGCTCTCTGTGGTGCAGGGAGCAGCCGGAGGGGCCAGGAGGCTCCCACTGTATTTCCCAACAAAGGGACTGGGCCTGAGCAGCCACAGGGACTGTGACAAGTGGCCAGGAAAGGGGACACacctgggcaggagcaggggcttGGTTTGGGATGACGCTGCTCCCCCGCCTCACTCCCAGTGCTCCCTGCACCCATTGCAGgtgtccctggggagggggcagccatggggctgctggaCACCCCGGGCCACTTACCCATGTGTCTGGACCCATGTGCCAGGAGGACCTGGGCATGGGTGACCAGGGGATCCCTCCATCCTCTAGCATGGGATGCAACAACCATGGACCAGTTTAAGAGGCCTTCCTGGAAGTGATTACTGTCCAGTGAGCTCTAATAGGAAAAAATTGGAGGCAATTAATGGAGCTCTAATAAAGCCCTATCTGCAGCCCTTCTACCAGCatccagcagcaggcacaggagcCACAGGGggggccagcagcaggggcGGAACCCAGGGCCAGCTGTGGACAGGCCGAGGGAGAGCAGGGGATTAATGGCCATCTGCAGGAAGATTGGATATTTTCTTATATGATATTTcctttaaaggagaaaaacatttgcagTGAGACACACAAATCCCAGCCTCACAGTAGAAAAGCCATTTCCAATCCACTCCAAGGAGGCAGAAGGTGCCGGGTTAGATTGATCCCCCTGACAATACTGTATTAGTGGGAAATTAGAGCTGGAGCCTGAGGAAACCGCTGCAATATCAAACAATTACTTTACATTAGTCCTTACAAATGGAAGGAGCAGAAATGTGCTTAAATCAAGTATTAGATTTCCAAAGGGTAAGCAAATGAGGGCTCAGGAAGGGCTGTACTGAAAATACTTACCACATTAGGACCTCTTAAAACATGGCTTAAAAAGCCTTGGAGCAGAGGATCTGCATCCCAAGGAAGCAGGGGGTTGGTAAGGACATGGAGCAGTGCTGGTTTGGTGACACCGATGCcaagagcagcagaacagagctggagCCACACCTTGCAGGTGGCAAACTGGCAGTGCTGAGAGGTCCAGCCAGGGCACACGGAAGGGGTGGGTGAGCTGGGGGTGAAAAAGTGGGACTGGCTCAGGGTCCAGCCCTTTGGCAATGCCTGAACCAGAGGACAGCTTCCAAGGGTCCAGGGAGAGGGATCAGGCACAGTCTTCTGAGCTTTGTGGCTGAGGCTTGTGGCTGTGTTTTGATTGCCACCAGCACCTGTAGGAGCCTGGGGGTGCAGTCCCAGGGAACTGGCTTTGTGAGCAGCAGGTCCTGCCTTGTCCCATGGCACGGGCTGCCACAGCGGCCCTGACACAGCCCTTGCCTGCACCATGTTTTGATGGGTTCACTCAGGCCTGAACCCCAGAGAGCAGCTCATTAATATTTATGAGctcataaataattaaaagtaatGAATGTTACTTAAGTGGTCCCTGATCCTGCTCATGCTGAAGAGCTCTCGAGACACGCTGGGTCCAGGGAAACCTTCCCAGGCCATTTACATCGCTGGCAAGTGCCCTGTCCTGACTCCCAGCAAGTGGAGCCCCATCCATGTTCCCCCACTTCTGTGCTCAGAGCTGGACCCCAGCCAGTGCCAcctgcctgccagctctgccGGTGCCTTGTCACCAGGCACAACGGATTAACACgtttaatttgctttgaaagtcttctgagctcttctccaagctcagcgCAGCGCTCCAGTGGGCAGGAGCATGTAGGAACAAGAGGAGCTGATGGCATCAATACTGCACTGAAGTCCAGGCATTGCTGCATAATTCATTATCTGACAACTAATTAGCTGGCTGGTCCAATTAGGgtgcctgctctccagccaggactcagggcacagggagggggCTGATGGCAGCTGCCTCATGGACCTGCTGCCCACAGAtggtggcaggagctgagcacagcGGTGGCTGCAAAAACGCCTGTCAAAGGCCCTTCAGCACGGATGGAGGATGATGCTTCTCACACCCTGGAGAGAACATGgagtcctgcagcagccccaggggctcCGACAGTGCTGGCTGGTGGGAGCATGGCTAGAAATAGGGGAGACATGCCAGACGTCCTGGGAAGGGCACACTCCACCAGGGCACCAAGAGCCCTGCTGGGCCGCAGAGCCAGTCCCCAGCTCACCTGGCCATGGCCAGCAGCATCAGGCAGGCTGGCCACAGGATTGCTCcaaggagagaaagggaagctGTGTCGGGCTCACACATGTGCTGGTCCCAGGTTCTGAGCCCCGGCGGTGCTGCAGGGTCAGCACAGCTCCTTGCTCACCCTGGCAACTCCCACAGCAAGGGCAGCAACCCCCTCTCCTGCACGTTCCACCGGCCGGTGATAAGGACAGCTTAGGTATAAATATTTACCCAGTGACTGAATGGATTCAACCGAGTTCATTCCTATTAGAGGATCTGTTGGTAATTATCTGAATACGCGTTATTACCTGGGGACCTATAATCTGCCACAGTAATGAGTTCAAGTGGCTCCTGTAGCATAACAAGCAGGAAAGGGAAAGTGGGAAGGGGCCCACTGCCATCCGCAGCAAGGGCATGGCAGGGTTCAAGGAGAGCAGAGCCACTCACtggctccaggagctgctgctgacacGGAGCTGCCACTTCCCTGTCCTGAGTAGCAGGTCAAGGGCAAACCCTGAGCAGGGCCTATGGAAAACTCATCAAGCTTGGAGGAGCAAAGACCTGAGAGAAGCATCTGATCTCCCAGCTGGGCATTGCTGCAAGGAAtgtgctgcaggacacagccccaGTGCTGGGCATGTTGAGTCCCAGCTCCAcaggcctcaccaaggccacCGGGCTCTGGGCACCCACAGAGCCAGGCTGAGGCTGGGCAGCACCATCCCGGTCCTGCCTGCCGTATGGACACCCCACAACCTGACCTCATGTCACtcagccaaaataaaataataaagagcaCGACGCGAGGCAGAGAGCTCATTATCCTCTGCAGCTGGTGTTGACATGTCCCCACATCAAGGCAAAAATTCCCTCGCAGGAGATGTGTCCAGGGTGTGTGCGTGACCCTCACTGCCGCTGGGCACAGATCCATCCCCATGCCATGGGGCACAGCAGATCCACTTTGTGGGGTGGGGAAAGCTGTGAGTGGGTGATGCCCCACATGGGAACACCGAAGGAAAAGTGCCCAGGAGTGTCTGAGACCAATTCCTCTGCTGCCAACCCCAAGAAGGATCTGACCTGCCAGCCAAAGCAAAAGCCCACTATCCACCTCACATCATCACAGGCACAATTTCCCCTCACTGCCACGCTCTGGGCAGCCAGGTTGCCACTGCCCAGGCTCACACCCGTGGGGTTTGCTGTACTTGAGtatctgaaatatatttcttcatttaagaaataataatcCAAGACCAGCTGCTAATGTCTGTCCCACCTCTGCCCACTGCAGTGCTGCCATGTGATATAACTGTATTTAGTCTCAGCACTGTTATGAGAGCAATACAGTCATTAAGCCCtaatttctaaaacaaagataaaattacGTGATTAAGATCTAATTAAAGTCTAACTACCAGCACCATGAATCACTTCACAGTTTAATGGATGCCTTTTGAAGCCACCatgcattttgtttccttctgtggCTGTTGATTTCCCTGCAGGGACCCAGTTTGCTCGGGCTGATGTTTGCTTTCACTGTTCCTGCTTTGGCTGGGGACCACTAAAACTGTTTACATATGAGTGAGGAGCTTGAAAATCTATTTCTAACCAGACAGAAAATTCCACTTGACAAGCTCGTTCAGATGTGCATCCCCGTAGCAATCAGCAGGGCGGGGAGGGTTCCTCCCACGGCCGCCAGCCCCGTCTGGAGCATCATTTCAGCCGAGCCTCGTGCCTCGGTGCAATTAGCACCAACCACCGGCACGCCAGCGGCTCCAGGTGCCTTGTGGCCGGAGCTGCACTAAGTGCCACTAAAACTCTCCTTGTTAGgacaaaaaagcaagcaagcaaacctccctcccagccctcgGGCTGCTCACTCTAAAGGAAAGTGCTCTACCAGTGTTGATGGAGAAGACTGCTGGTTTCCTTTTCCCAGCAAAATATCACCTGTtgatgtcccagagctgcccctgccAGATCAACACAAGCATTTTAAAGCCATCTCTCCGGCAGCCACAGCCTGCCAAGGTGGACGCTGCCAcgagctgcctgccctggcaccagcagcccctCACCCGCTGGATCCACGGCACCAGCACCCGCCTGGGCACGGGCTCTGCACCCCGAGTTCTGCTCCTGTCCCAAAGGGCAGCACCTGCAACACACTCTGGTGTCTgggagccagccctgcagcgctggggctgggcaggaggccCCAGAACCAGGCGGCTCCCAGCAGagacccagcctgtccccagggatggcAGGAGCTGACAGGCCCACAAGCTCCCACCAGCTCTGTTGCCAAGAACTGAGGACCTGCCCTCACCCTGGAAAGCAGATCCCACCACAGATatgggcagctctgcctgtcctggagctgccaagCTCCTAtcccagcctgcaggcaggTAGCAATCCTGCTACGAGCCAAGGCAGCCATCACCAATTTCTCTGTGCTGCATTGATCCCAGGGGATTAGGAGCAGGAAAATCTCACCCCAACATGAATTCAAGGAAGTCCTACCGGAAAGGCCTGCCAGAAGTGCATGTCTGTGTTATTTATGCAACAGCCACCCCCCCCTGCTTGCTGCAACTCAGCCACGGACACAGCCAGAGGGATTGTCCCAGTATTCCCCTTGTGAAATTACTTCTCCCCCATTGCTCACACGTGTGGGATGGATAGAAAAAGGTGTTggaggaaaacaagacaaagcAAACTTACAGCCCCATTTAGGTTTGTTTCCTGTCCTTTCTCCAGTAGAAGAATCCTTCATGTTCCCTGCGACGACACACGACGTGGCCACTCGTGCTCCTggggatggcagcagctgcagcaggtgctgaCAAACTGCTGGGTGGGAAGAAGGTTTCCATCAGTCATCACACAGTGTGAAACAAGGGGATGCTCAAAACTGTACCTTGTATAATTGTTAGTGACTACATGCAAGGAGGAGGAAGTCAGGGCAACATTCCCCAAGTGACTCAGCCAGAGGAAATAAAGGAATTGAGATTCAGGAGTGCTCCTGGTTTGCACTGTCAGAGGGATGAACTTCCTTAAAATGCTTGTTACAACACAGTGGGGCTCAAATCCTGCTCATTCCTTCTAAGAACTGGACAAACGCTCTTGGCTCTGTGAGACACAACACTAACCAGACAAGGCTGGGAGGGCAGCGAGCACATGGAGCCACTGTGGAGAGCTCAGTGTCCCCAGCTCCAGTGGAGCACAGTGACCACAGTGAGGCTCCAGGTGGGCTCTGCTACCTCTAGGCAACGTGGCTGTCACCAGGAAACCTGGTGTCCCCAGAAGGTGTCTGGCCAGGCACTTTACCAGCATCGAGCCCTAGCACTCACCTGCACTTCCAGCTGCCAGTCCCGGTGCAGACAGGTACCATCACCCAGAGCAGAACACCTCACACACAGTGACAAACGTGGGGCTGTACTTTACTAGTAGCACAGAGGGCCCACACTTCAGGCTCTGCAGAACAAGCCCACAGCACAACCAACCAGCTGATGCCACATCACCTGCACCAGTCCCACAGTTGGAGTGGTCCTTGTCCTCAAGGGAAATAAGATTGGATGAGATTATTTGTCTGTGCAGATCCATGTTGGCTGTTCCTCGTCTCCCTGCTCACTCCTGGGTGCTCACACAGTTTCCTTGTTGTCAgatcagctgcagctcctgggaacACCCTATGacagccagcagagccagcagagccagcagagccagcagtcCCAGAGCTCAGCCAACTGTTTTTGGGTGGTTATGGAAGAACATCCAGCTAAGCTGGGAGGAGATTTACTGGCACAGGATGgatggggaaaggaagggaagagcatCAGCACTGGAGGCGTGGGgcagaggatgctgtgggacagcagtagggctgtgccagcactgGCATCTGGCACCCCTAGCACCCCTCccgccagctctgctgggacccGGCTCACCTTCACAGCAGGATGAAGGCTGCTGAGGGGCTAACTTCAAAAGGGggagaaaatgctgtttctctGAGTTAATATTCCCTTGTGGATCTTGTTCTCCTCATTATTCTGGTCGTTACTTGAGCAACAGCCGCTCGTCACTGGTGgctcagcagctgagggaagggCTGAGTGCAAGAggctaatttattttcttttagtgctTCTCATCCATGGCAgcccctggctgctcctcaccACTGGTAACCAACTGGAGGCATTTCAGATATTTCTAATGTATGACAGCAACTGGGAAACAGAAATTACCCTCTCTGAAATAGTTCCTGAGACAGATTTCTTTTGGCACTTTGCAATAGATACGCAGAGCAGACGCGGGCTGCATGCACTAGCTTGCCTTTCCTGAGCGATTTATTAGTCCAAACATCTGGTTCAGGCcttgtttctttcctccagCTAAAGGCACCTCAATGGTAGAAATGGCATCTGCAGACACGCGGCAGAACAGAGGAGACAGCCAGGGCCTCTCCTGCTGGGACGCTCAGCTGCGGGGCTGTGCGGAGCTGGGCTCCAGCCCCGTGGCACTTGAGCGGTGCTGGGGAAGCCCCCAGGAAGGACTGAGAGGTCCTTGCCCACACCATCCTACCCCCACCCCAGACTTGCCCCAGCACCTGCACAGGGTCCTGTCCtgagccccagcccccccaggggGCCCTGGTGAGGAGGCAGTGGGTTCCATCTGCTCCTGCCCCggctcctcctgctccatcaGCTCCCTGTGTCCGGCAGCCTCTCACCTGCTGAGCCTCCACCGAGATCTGTAGTGGGAGACAAATTATGTGTGTGGGAACTGCCTGAGATCTGCCTCCACCCCACCTGCTCAGccaaaatgaaactgaaatattGACAGAAAGAATTCCAGGGGGGAATTGGAAAAGTTAGAGGCAGTGGTGAAGCCGTGCAGCTCCCTCcgggcagctgccagcctggctgacCCTCACCTCCCCCCAGAGTGCACAACAGGCAGTGTCTGGTGGGCACGGGGAGACAAGTCCTCCAGCCATGACGTGCCACCTGCCCCAGGAGAGCATGTCACcatgggcagggcagctccagcactcggggctgctctgctgcacttcGGGTGagcccaggggagctgggcCATTACTCACCAACACCCGAGCACTGCTCTGAAGTCAAGTCCCCACTGCCCAGCATGTTGCTTCCTCGGGCTGCTCAGTGTTTTGTGGCAGCTCCTGTGGGTCTGTGTGGGCTCCAACCTGCCAGAACTGATCCAGAACAACAGACCTGCAGGAGATCCAACCGGCTGCCACAGAACATTCATTACTGATGACTTTGAAAAGCTGTTGTACTATTTTAGAGAAGAAAGGCTGTCAGTCAGGGCTTACTAATGCACCCTGATGGGGTTCTTTGTGCACGAAGACACGTGTTTACCAGAGGCTGAGCAAGGCAGCCCTCCCACAAGGACAGCCAcagccccaccacagcccagcGAGGTGAAGTTACAAAGCAGCAGTAAAGGATTTCAGGCCCTGTGTCCTCACAAGCTGGAGCCTTCTGCCCCAGCattctgcagcaggcagcaccatGCCTGTGCTcacacagccccagcactgtGACAGCTGGCAGGGCCAACACACGAGAGCTGTGGCCAGGCcatccccagcacagcatcATGGCACCGCAGCACCATGGCCCGATGGCACTCCTGCATCCCTGGTCAGGATGGAGCCACCACTGCCACCATGGCCCAGCTGCAGAACAGTGACAGTGGCAATACTCCCTCACATGTTCTCCAGCCTCATTTTCTAATCTGCTTTCCATCAGCTCTCTAACCCGGCACCGCGGTGCCGCGCAGAACGCCGGCCGGAGCCTGTTATTTCTGTGCCATCACCTCCATCAACCGAAGACATAATCTCATCAGAGAATGAAATCAGGTTGGTTTGACAGGACCTACTTCTTTTCAACCATGCTGACAGGCATGAATTTATATTCCCAGGCTCTAATTCTCCCGTTAATTGAATCTTGCATTAGTTTTTCCACCCATTTGCCCAGGATTAGTGTCAGGCTAATTGGACATAGTTGTCCAAGCCATCGCCCCACTCACTCCACTGCCTCTCAGTACAGTGTGTTCTCCTCCCACCCAACACcattttccagctcttcaggaTCAACAGGGTGGCTCcaaggggagctgctgctggctccagtttaaatccatttctCCCCAAAACACCTTTGTGCAGGTCTCAGGGCCAGGCTGCCACAGGaccccccagcaccagcacccaccactGCTGCTCACTCACCCACCGCAGCCCCAGACGTAGCCGTGCGATGTTCCCTTCACTCTCACCATCTACTGTGTAGATTTCAACTTCTGGAGGCCTGAACTGGTGCTTTGCTTgtgcctttcttctcccttaaCATCTTTTTTCTGGAGCATCTAATAGGTAATTTGCATATTGCagattcattttttaaaacagatttaatgaaGGCACTGCACTGCGTGTGTATCTGCATGTGTCATCTGTCCAGGCTTACACCATGGAAATCCCCACTATTTGCGGAAAAGCTAATTAAAGGTAATTATGAAAACCTCATTAGTCCTCATTTACATAAGACACACAGAGAAATTTCCTAACCTTTAATCTTGGGTGTCACAATCCATTTAGGTATCTTCTGCATACTTAATTCAGAGGCAGAACCACATCTCCACCCTCTCTGTGCTCATTgccccagagctctgctcttgGCCACCATGAGCCCAGGGGAAGACGGACCCGGCTGAGTCCACACACTAACCTGCAAGGGGGGTGGGCATGTCCTGCATCACGGTTGGGCATGTCCTGCATGGTGATGTTAGcaagccctgcctgccctgctgcaggagatcttgtcctgcagtgcccaggacCAGGCTCTGCCTGGGCTCCCCCATCCCAGGAGGTGCCCATCACCCTGTGCAGGTCCTTCTCACTAGCACAATGCACTGGCACCCcaaccctgcagcagcagcagtgccagagagaggaaagaaacaaaaataacccagGGGAAAGCAAAGTTCCAGttctctgcacagctctggcaTCTTTAGTACCAGCCATACCATCACCTTACCAACATACAGtggtgg carries:
- the HS3ST2 gene encoding LOW QUALITY PROTEIN: heparan sulfate glucosamine 3-O-sulfotransferase 2 (The sequence of the model RefSeq protein was modified relative to this genomic sequence to represent the inferred CDS: deleted 1 base in 1 codon), producing MAHRAPSGRAPAAAPAPSRRLARRVLVLFTLSLSCSYLCYSLLCCCGGPAAPRARCPPARAAAKKLLQKSRPCGGRPPAEPPGSAAPARRPRDPPGSPPAPARPGSKRLPQAIVVGVKKGGTRAVLEFIRVHPDVRALGTEPHFFDRNYDRGLEWYRSLMPRTLDSQITVEKTPSYFVTKEAPRRIFNMSRDTKLIVVVRNPVTRAISDYTQTLSKKPDIPTFEGLSFRNRSLGLVDTSWNAIRIGMYAVHLETWLQYFPLSQIHFVSGEKLITDPAGEMGKVQDFLGIKRVITDKHFYFNKTKGFPCLKKSESSGLPRCLGKSKGRTHVQIDPEVIEQLRDFYRPYNIKFYETVGQDFRWE